The Gemmatimonadaceae bacterium genomic interval CGTGTACGCGGTCGGCGACATCGCACGGTGGCCGGACCCGCACACCGGCGAACGCATTCGCGTGGAGCATTGGGTGGTGGCGCAGCGGCAGGGACAAACGGCGGCGCGCAACGTTCTTGGCGCACGCGAGCGGTTCGATCATGTGCCCTTCTTCTGGAGCGCGCACTACGACGTGAGCATCAACTACATCGGCCACGCGGAAAAATGGGACAACGCGGCGGTCGACGGGGATGCGGCGAAGCACGACGTGTCGGTGCGCTTCGAGCGCGGCGGCAAGTTGTTGGCGCTGGCGACGCTGTTCCGGGACGACGAAAGTCTTCGTGAGGAGATCAAGATGGAGCGGAGCGTAGTGGCGAAACCGTGAAGCGACCACGGACGAACGTCGGACAAGAGCGGATCGGCACGGAGACGGCGTAACCTGCAGTCAACGGCGGTTAAATGAGCCTTTCTAGAAAGACCTCGAGAGGCTTCGCGACTCGTAGCATTCCGAAGATGTTCTTAAAAAGCTCCTCTCGACAGCCGTCAACCGCAGTTCACGCCGTCTCCGTGCCGATCCGCCGTTGTCCGACGTTCGTCCGTGGTCCTCTTGACGGATCGAAGGTGACAAAATATTATCATCTCAAGAGAAATTTTTATCACCTTCCATTCCCCCATGGCGCGCTCGACTCCGACCCAACTCAGCCGTCGCGAACGGCAAATCATGGACGTCGTCTACCGGCTCGGCCACGCGACGGCGACCGAGATTCACGACCATCTGCCCGATCCTCCGGTGGCCGCCGCCGTACGCACGATGCTCCGGATTCTCGAGGAAAAAGGGCAGCTGCGGCACGAGAAGGACGGAATGCGCCACGTCTATTATCCGGTTACGCCGCGCAGCGTCGCGCAGCGTTCGGCGATGCGTCATCTCGTCGGAACGTTCTTCAGTGGATCGCGCTCGGCGGCGATCGCCGCGCTGCTCGATGAATCCGATCGACCGCTGTCGGAAGACGAACGTGCCGAGTTGTCGCAGGTGATCAAGCGCCTGCGCGCGGACGGGAAATAAGAATGATCGCCGCCGCCATGCCCTTCGTGGCAGCCGCCGATAGCGCGCGCGCGGCGTCGACCATGTATACCGTGTCGCTGCTCGCCACGGTGCCGATGGTGCTCGCGGCGGGGGCCGCGCTCGCGCTTCGTCGCGCGAGTGCAGAAGGGCGCGTGCTGGTGTGGCGGTGCGCGATCGTGGCGCTGTTGCTCGTATTCGTCGGCCGCGCGTTGCCGCAGCACTGGATGGCGTCGGTGATGTCCTCGACGCTTGCGGCGCCCCTCATCGCGCTCGGCCGCGCGCAGATGGCGGCGATGCCGGCGACGCAAGCATCGACGAACGGTGGGGCGGCGAACGTGGCGATCGTAGAATTGGTGCTCGCCGCGTATGCCATTGGCGTCATGCTCGTGTTGCTGCCGACGATCGTCGCGCTGTGGCGCGCGCGCGAGCTGGCGCGCAGGGGTCGGATCGCTGACGGCGAATGGCAGCGCATTCTCGACGACGCGCGGGCGACCCTCGGCATCACGCGGCGGGTGCAACTCGTCGTCAGTGGCGTCGCGTCGGTTCCCGCGACGTGGGGCGTGATTCGGCCGGTCGTCGTCGTGCCGGAGTCGGCGAGCGAGTGGAGCGCCGAGCAGCGCCGCATGGTCGTGCTGCACGAGCTGGCGCACGTGCGCGCGAGCGACTGGACGTTCAAGCTGCTCGCGCGGCTCGTGTGCGCGCTGTACTGGTTTCATCCGGGCGCGTGGTGGCTGGCGCGCGGCTTCGACACCGAGTGCGAGCTGGCGTGCGACGATCGCGTGATCGCGTCCGGCGCGCGGCGCAGCGATTACGCCGAGTTGCTCGTCTCGGCGGCGGATGGGTTGCTGCCGATTGGCGCGGCGCTCGCGCTGTCGCGGCGGCGTGGATTGCGCGGCCGGCTCGCCTCAGTGCTCGACGTACGGCACGACGTGCGTCCGCTCGCCCGTCGATGGACGTTGGCAGCCGTGGTGGCGACGATCGCCGTTGCTGGTCCCGTGAGTGCCGTGCAGCTCGCCCCCACGCGCGATGTGTTGACGTCGCTCATGCGCGACGCGCGGTGGGAGACGCGCGCGTATGCGGTGATCGGCTTGGCGAGCCGCGCCGATTCCGTGGCGGTGGCGCGAACGGCCGCCGAGCGGGATCCAAGTCCCAGCGTACGCGCGTGGGCGCGCTATGCGCTGGGTGAGCGGAACATCGCAGGCGCCGCCGGCGTCGCGCTCGTTCCCATCCATCAGTAAAAACTCATAGCTTGGTATATCGTCATGATGCGTGTGTCGCAGAACAAGGAGATAAAAATTTATCTCACTGTCGGAACCGTGCTTGCGTTGGGCGCGGGATACGCCGACCTGATTCGTGGTGGCATCACGCTGTCGGCGCTCTTGCTCGCGATCGCCTACTGCGTGCTGATTCCGATGCTGATCTGGCACGACGGCGGACGAGGAGCGGAGCGTTCGCTCGAGCGCGATGCCGATGACGTGTCCGCGCACATCGGCGCAACGATCGCGGCGTTGGCCGTGTTCGTGTTGTACCTCGTGACGATGGCGCCGTCCACCGCGATGTGGGACACGAGTGAGTATATCACGGCCGCGTACACGTTCGGGCTGCCGCATCCGCCGGGCAATCCGTTCTTCGTCATCATCGGCCGCGTGTTCTCGTTGTTGCCCATTGCCGGTTCGGTGGCTGCGCGAGTCAACGTGCTCGCCGCGTTGTGCAGCGCGATCGCGGCGGGCGTGTGGTTCGTCGTCACCGAACAGGTGTTGCGCGCCTGGATCGCCGAACGGTGGGTGCGGCTCGCGGGCGGCGCGCTGGCGGCGCTGATCGGGGCGACGGCGTTCACCGTGTGGAATCAGTCGGTGGTGAATGAGAAGGTTTATACAGTGTCGCTTGCGGGGATTGCGCTGTTGTCGTGGCTCGCCGTGCGGTGGTCGGTGAATCCACATGGCGAGAAGGCCGATCGGATGCTCGTGCTCATCGCGTATCTGTGCGGGCTTGGGTATGCGAATCACATGGCCGGGATGCTGCCCGCGCCGGCGGTGGCCGTCGCGGTGCTGGTGCGCCGTCCATCGACGATCCTGCGCTGGCGCTTGCTGCTCGTTTGCCTTGTCGCGGTGTTTGTTGGACTCACACCGTTCGCCACGCAGCCGATTCGCGCCGCGCACTTCCCCTCATTGAACGAAGGCGAGCCAACCGCGTGCCGCACGACGATCGGCTTGTCGTGCACGCTGTCGAGCGGCACGTTGACGGCGTTCGAGTACAACTTCAATCGCGGTCAGTATGGAAAGCCGGATTTGAGCGACCGGCAAGCGTCCTTCGGCCAGCAGCTGGGCATGTGGTGGATGTATTTCAAGTGGCAGTGGATTCGCGATCCGCAAGGCGCGCTTCCGTTCACGCAAGCACTGTTCGCCGCGATCTTCTTCGTTCTCGGCCTCTCGGGCGCGTGGACGCATTATCGGCGAGACCGGCGAACGTTCTGGTTCTTCGGATCGCTGATGTTCACGATGACGCTGCTGCTCATCTACTATCTCAACTTCAAGCTCGGCGCGTCGCAGGATCCGCAATCGGCGGAGGCGCACGAGGTCCGCGATCGCGACTACTTCTTCCTCTGGAGTTTTTCCGCCTGGGGTGTGTGGGCGTCGCTCGGACTCGTGCAATTGTGGCTGACGATCGCCGAGATGATCGGCAGCGAGCGGCGGCGCATCGACGGACAGATGGCGACGACGCCGACGCGAACGGGGTGGCTCGCATCATCGCCATTGCTGTTGCTGGCGTTGGTGCCGTCAATCGCGAATGCGTCGTCGGCGCCGCGGTCGAAGCATCACACGACGCGCAACATCGCCGCGGATTTGCTCAACTCCGTGGAGCCCTACGGCGTGCTCGTCACCGTCGGTGACAACGACACCTTTCCGCTCTGGTACGCGCAGGAAGTCGAGGGTATTCGCCGCGACGTCGTCGTCGCGTGCACCTCGTTGCTCAACACGGATTGGTACGTGCGCCAGCTCATTCGGCGCCCGATCTACGACTACAACGCGGCGAAAGGCCCGGCGGTGTATCGTGGCACTCAGTGGCGCAAGCCGACGACCCCACCGCTGCACATGTCGCTCGCCGAAGCCGACGCGGTTCCGGCGTACTACGAATTGCAGGGACCCGCGCGGTTCGACGCCGGCCCGCTTCACGCCGTGATCGATCCGCGAAATCTCGAGCGTGGAGTGCTCGAACGCGCGGACGTGATCGTGCTCGACATGATTCGCGACGCGTGGCCGGGAGGACCGATCTACTTCGCGCGCTCGGCTGGTCCATATCCGCGCGCCTTGGGGCTGGGCAACAACATTCTCACGCAGGGCCTCGCGTGGAAATTGTTCACGCCGCCGGCGACCGCGTCGCGCGACACGATTCCCGTCGAAGGCGACGGCTGGATGGATGTTTCGCGATCGTTGACGCTGTGGAACGACGTCTTCACGGGCCACAAGTCCACTGTCGCCGAAGGCCACTGGGTCGATCGTCCGTCGGCGAGCATGCCGCTGCTCTATGTGTTCACCGGGGCCGAGCTGGCGGACGCGCTGCGGGTCGAAGGACGGACGAGCGACGCGCGCGAGGTGGCGGCGTTGACGAACGATGTCGCGACGACGGCGGGATTCGGCGACATCGTGCGTGGGTTGCAGCAGGAGTTGTCGCGACCGGCAGGCGCTGATTCGAGTAGTGCGGCGCTTCGACCGGCGGCAAACCTGCCCAAGACGCAGAGTACGGAGCCGGTGGTGCGGCGGAAAAAATAATGTCATCCTGAGCGAAGCGAAGGATCTCATCGAATCTCGGTTACCTTGGATCGTTCAGGTGCAGGTGAATGAAAAGGCGGGATTCGCGTTCGCGACGGCGTCGCGCTCGATCATGCGCCAGGATCCCGACGTGATGCTCGTCGGCGAGATTCGCGACCGCGAGACGGCGGAGATCGCGGTCCAGGCGTCGCTCACGGCACCTCGTGCTGTCGACGCTCCACACCAACGACGCGCCGAGCGCGGTGACGCGGCTCATCAACATTGGCGTGGCGAGCTACAAGATCGCGACGGCCGTGACAGGCGTCGTCGCGGACGGCTCGTTCGGCGCACGTGCTCGGTCTGCGCGGGGCGTGAAGGCGAGCGCTGCGGGTTATGCGCAGGGACTGGGTTCTATGGCCGTCTCGCGCTCCTTGAGGTGCTGATCACGAATGCCGCATTTGAGCATTGTGTCACCGAGGGAGGTCGACGGAGCGCATCGCTAATATCGCGCGAGCCGATGGGCACGTTCGCTCTGACAGTCCGGGGAGTCGCACGCGATGGCAGCCCGCTCCACTCTCGACGAGGTCATGCGCGTCGCGGCTCCGGACAGCGCCGCCAAGGTGTTACCAGCCCTCCGGGATCAACATTCGGTTACGCTGCCGAAGTTTGAGCTGCAAGACGACCTGGTCGTCGTCCTCGCGCAGTTGTCGAATCGGCGTAGCGGTCCGGTTTGACACATCGAAGTCGGCATGATCGATCTGTTCGAGACATCCCGATACTCTGATGCGCGTTAGTTACGCAAAAACCATCACTGATTACTGCGGTCGGTGGAAATTGCAGAGCACGCCGGTGGTATTTCGGGTAGATGGCGCGTCCGACGAAGTTTCTGGGCAGCACTCTTGAGGTCGGTTCTCGATCGCGCCGCATCAGGCAACTAACTACGCGGTCGGAGCGGCCCCTCACTCACCTACTAGCGAAGCCACCATCATGATCGTGCGGCGCAGCCAGTACGCCAAGCAGAAGACAGTGCGCACAGCGCCAGCGGCGGACGATTGATCACATTTCTCCAAACTGCGTCCACGTCGAACTCGTCGATGATCACACTCTATCGCAGAAGAGAACGTGAAATTTCGTTAATAACGGACTTGTGGATTCTGGCGCTCGTCTCTACACTCCGCCGCGCTCGTCCCGCGAACTTTGCAGCTGTTCCACGTGGCGAGGTGGTCATCTGAGTCGTCTAATAACTGCGGAGCCGTGGACGACGATGCTGTCGTCGGGTTGGTGCATTCGCTCCCTTCGGAAGCGCGAGTGTTCGCAACGACTGTCTTGGATGCTCCTTCCACAGTCGGTCATTCCATACACGTAGGCCATCGAATGCACCTGTTCCGCCGCAACCCTGCGTTGCGGGGGGAGCTTGCGTCGTGCTTAAGAGGGCCTGTCATCGTGACGTGGCACGAGCCAACTGATGTGAATGGAGCATCATCGTCGGTCGCTTCTGAAGCATCTTTCGGGTTCGACATTTCGGTATCGCCTGATCAGACGATGCGACGAACACCGCCGCCGATCCGTGATACTGACCTGAGTGAATCAGTTCGAGTAGTCCCTTGTCTCCACCACATTCCCTTGGGAGGATTGTCAATTGAAGTTGTCGTCTCAGTCCGAGCAGATCCGTACACGCAAAGGCGTACTTTCCTTACCAACTATCGCCGCGCTCATGCTGGCGGCCGGCTGTAATCAACGCGACTTGGCGATAACCGCGCCTGCGCGCCAGATCTCACAACACGCTAGCCACACCGTTACTCCGACGGCTTCACGGGCACGAAGAGGAATCGCCGTTCGCTGAATTGGCGAAGACCATCCCGAGTTCCGCTGGCTTCGTCTACAATGCTGCCGGAGAGATCGAAGTCTTCGTGCGTGATTCCATGGAGAGGGGGAATGCAGCCTCGGCTCTGACGAGTCTCGCTTCTTCGAAGCGAATCCACTTACGCGCCGATCACCACCAGCACACTCCTCATATCATCGTCAAGCCGGCGGACTTCACTTTTCAGGAACTCGCGGCGTGGCGCGATGCAGTTGGTGACTATGTCGACAGCACCGCAGGCATCGGCGTCGTGTCGCTTGACCTCGACGAAGGGAGAAACCGTCTCACGCTTGGCGTGAGGGCGTCTGCCAACCGCCAGCAACTCTTGTCGGCGTTCGTCGCGCTCGGCGTAGATTCGAAGGCTATAAATTTCGAGCCTGCAACTGGATTCAAGAACCTGAGTAGTCTCCCGACACCGCTCGACGCTCTCAGTCGTTCGCCGATGGCTGCCATGTTCACGTCCTTGTCGATCCAGGACAACGCCCCGCAGCTCATCGGGGGATTGGAAATTGGTATCGACAATCCCAACTTTCCTCGTCGAGCGCAGTGCACGTTGGGTTTTGCCGCTCAGGAAAACCAAAACGGTGCTTCGACGCTAGGATTTCTCACGGCGTCGCACTGCACGCAGAATCTCTTTGCCCATGACGGCAATGCGTTCTATCAATCGTATTCCGGTGCGTACGTCGGAAGCGAAAAGGACGACCCGCAAGGATACCGGTGCGGCATCTACATCTGTAACGTGGCTGATGCCACGTTCATTCAGGCTTCCGCTCCCCAAAATGTCGGCCTCGGCCTGATCGCGAAGGCGACGAGCTACCCTGGAACGTTTACCTACGACCCGAGCAATCTTTGGGTCGTAACTCAAGTGGAGCACAACGACTTGTATGTGAACGAACAGGTTCAATGGGTTGGCTCAACGTCCGGCTTCCAGCTCGCTGTTATTTCAAACACGTGCGTCGACTTCTGGCACGACTATGACTTCCCGAGTGCCAGTGAATACAAGACGACGTGCGAGGACGAGACGACCGGATCGAACGCGCAGGGCGGCGATAGCGGTGGGACGGTGTATGTCGTGCTCGGCGACGGAAATGAGGTCGAGGCCGCAGGCATGATCAGTGGCGACTATTTGAATACGCAAAACCTCATCTGCTTCACGCGCGTTACGCGCATTCAGGCCGACTTTAACACCGAAAACGGCCAGATCCTGTTCTATCCGGTTGCCACAGGGCCGACGCTCACGCTCAACGACAACGGCCTTACCGATGGGAACGGACACCCGTCGCTTACCTGGAACGCGTACCCCGGCGCTTTGAACTACGACGTTTACAGCACGACGATCGACGCAAGCTGCAATCAGACGAGTGGACCGTCCCTCATTTACTCGACGACGGCAACGTCGTATGTCGACATGAGCGTCGTGTCGAGCGGGTTCACGTTGTGTCCAGCGGTCGGGTATTACGTAACGGTGACGACCAGCAACTCGTTCCAACAAAGCAATACCGCGTCGTACGGCACGCAATGACAAGCCGGACGTAGCTGGGCACGCATCACCAGGAAGCGGGCAGCAGCGTAAGCAGAACCGCGCGTGCGCTGCTGACCCGCCATCGATTGATGGATCACAATATGCAACGAGCTGGTCATTCGATGACCTGCGGCGACGCGGAGTCAGAATCAGTACCAGCACGTTGGGTCGGAACAGTCAGAAGGTAGGGAGAGATATGCAACGCCCGATTTTTTCGCGTGGTATCAGTATCGCCGCAGCCATCTTGATCGGTATCGCCACGCTTGACAGTATGGGTTGCCGCACGGGCTGCGACGCCATCCTTATCCGAGATTTTTCGCCAGTCGATACGACGATTCGCGTCGGACAGAGTTTTCGACCGACGGTCCACCTCTCGACGTGTGGTGGAACGGAAACGATAAACGAGGCGCTGCGCTATGCCGTTGATGACGCGACGGTCGTTCAGGTCGACTCGCTGTCGGGTACCATGACGGGCAAAAGCGTCGGACATACGGTCGCCACCGTCGCCGCCGCTTCCAACGGGAGCGTCGTTGCTCAGATTCGGATAACCGTTCAGTAGTCGACGATGCACTGAACGACTGAGCCTCTTCGCGCCGGGTCAATCGTACTGCGACGAATTGTCAGCGCCCGTCGGCGGTAAGTTCATGGCAGCTGCTTCGCTTGCGCGAGCGCGGGCCGCGAACGACTTCTAGAGCCGCGCTCGACAAGCCGACCGAGCCCGTCGGCGCACCTTACCGGGGTCATATCCAAGGTATGAGACGATGCTCGGCAACATTCCAGCGATGGGCGTTTTCTCGTCGCGCTCCCATCGGCGAAGGGTGATGTGCTCCACTCTGCGCTTCCGGGCGGCATCGGTCCGGTTGAGTCCCAACTCCTCCCGGAGGCGAATGAGCGCTTGGCCAAGGGTCAGGTTCTGGGAGAGATAGCCCTTTCTAGGATACGGCCCAGTCAGGGTCCACCTGCAAATTGGCAAAGTACGGTATCCGCTCCCTGACATCGGGATCATCCGACCGGATGAGATCCTTTTGCGCCTTCGGCGCTCAGGATGACGAAGCTGTGACTCACGACGACAGCGTTCTATAATAGCGCAGACCTATCGTCCCGCGCCTGAACCCGGCCTCGAGGAACGCTTCCCGCCACGCCGATCCCGACGCCGGCGCGCCATCGATCGATTCGACGACGAGATCCTTCGTCGTCCGCGCCAGCAGATGTTCGCGCAGCGCCTGCGCTGCGCGCGTCACATCCTCGGCCGTGGTGCCCGGCCGAACCACGACACGCTCGCCGCGGCGCTCGGCCATCATCACGACGGATCCGTTCACGGCGACGAGCAGCGCGCCGCGGCTGCGCGGCCGCACGAACGCGTCGCGCGCCGGATCCTGGGGCATCGGCAGCGTGAAGACGTTCGCGGGATCTGACGCAGTGAAGACGACCGCGCTCTGCGGCGACGATGTGTTCTCGGCGCGCAACATCTCGACGGCTTCGGGCAGCGCGAACTGCGCGCCCGACAGTCCGCGCACGAAATATCCGCGGCGCACTTCACCGCGAAACTCGAATCGCTTGAGCTCGCGATAAATGGCGCGCCACCCGATCGCGGGCCGCTCGCGGCGCCACATCTCGCGCGAGACGATGCCATACCGCTCGATCCATTGTCGCGCGATCATCTCCGCCCACGCGCTCTCGTCGACCTCCGGACCCAGCATTCGCGGTGTACGCACGAGCGACCAGCGGCCCGGCCACGGCGTCGCTTCGTTCACCCCATCGCGGTCAGGGCGCTTCCACTTTGGCAAGCGGCGCAGATTCGGGCGGCGTTGAACGACATACCGATTGGCCGAGGGAGTGAAGTCGCTCGGCAGCCACCGTGTCGGGTCGGGTTGCGCGCGGTCGCGCGGCGAGATGAGCGGCCGCCAGCGAACGATGGCGCGCAATGAATCCATCGTGTCGTTGGTGACGAGTCCGGCGCCGACGAGCTCGCGCAGTGCATCGCGCAGCTGGCGCGACGTGAGCGATGCCGACGTGACGATCTCGTCGAAGAACGACGCGCCGTCGGATTCCAGCGACGTCAATACTTTCTGCGCGTGCTCGCTGATGGGAGTCGTCGACGATGTCGCCAACCACGCGCGCACGCTGCCGCGACGCACGAAGCGAACGGTCGAAAGATTGCCGGGCTCGTCGACTTTGCCCGGCGTGCCGCCCAGCCAGA includes:
- a CDS encoding FAD/NAD(P)-binding oxidoreductase — translated: VYAVGDIARWPDPHTGERIRVEHWVVAQRQGQTAARNVLGARERFDHVPFFWSAHYDVSINYIGHAEKWDNAAVDGDAAKHDVSVRFERGGKLLALATLFRDDESLREEIKMERSVVAKP
- a CDS encoding BlaI/MecI/CopY family transcriptional regulator; the encoded protein is MARSTPTQLSRRERQIMDVVYRLGHATATEIHDHLPDPPVAAAVRTMLRILEEKGQLRHEKDGMRHVYYPVTPRSVAQRSAMRHLVGTFFSGSRSAAIAALLDESDRPLSEDERAELSQVIKRLRADGK
- a CDS encoding M56 family metallopeptidase, whose amino-acid sequence is MIAAAMPFVAAADSARAASTMYTVSLLATVPMVLAAGAALALRRASAEGRVLVWRCAIVALLLVFVGRALPQHWMASVMSSTLAAPLIALGRAQMAAMPATQASTNGGAANVAIVELVLAAYAIGVMLVLLPTIVALWRARELARRGRIADGEWQRILDDARATLGITRRVQLVVSGVASVPATWGVIRPVVVVPESASEWSAEQRRMVVLHELAHVRASDWTFKLLARLVCALYWFHPGAWWLARGFDTECELACDDRVIASGARRSDYAELLVSAADGLLPIGAALALSRRRGLRGRLASVLDVRHDVRPLARRWTLAAVVATIAVAGPVSAVQLAPTRDVLTSLMRDARWETRAYAVIGLASRADSVAVARTAAERDPSPSVRAWARYALGERNIAGAAGVALVPIHQ
- a CDS encoding DUF2723 domain-containing protein encodes the protein MMRVSQNKEIKIYLTVGTVLALGAGYADLIRGGITLSALLLAIAYCVLIPMLIWHDGGRGAERSLERDADDVSAHIGATIAALAVFVLYLVTMAPSTAMWDTSEYITAAYTFGLPHPPGNPFFVIIGRVFSLLPIAGSVAARVNVLAALCSAIAAGVWFVVTEQVLRAWIAERWVRLAGGALAALIGATAFTVWNQSVVNEKVYTVSLAGIALLSWLAVRWSVNPHGEKADRMLVLIAYLCGLGYANHMAGMLPAPAVAVAVLVRRPSTILRWRLLLVCLVAVFVGLTPFATQPIRAAHFPSLNEGEPTACRTTIGLSCTLSSGTLTAFEYNFNRGQYGKPDLSDRQASFGQQLGMWWMYFKWQWIRDPQGALPFTQALFAAIFFVLGLSGAWTHYRRDRRTFWFFGSLMFTMTLLLIYYLNFKLGASQDPQSAEAHEVRDRDYFFLWSFSAWGVWASLGLVQLWLTIAEMIGSERRRIDGQMATTPTRTGWLASSPLLLLALVPSIANASSAPRSKHHTTRNIAADLLNSVEPYGVLVTVGDNDTFPLWYAQEVEGIRRDVVVACTSLLNTDWYVRQLIRRPIYDYNAAKGPAVYRGTQWRKPTTPPLHMSLAEADAVPAYYELQGPARFDAGPLHAVIDPRNLERGVLERADVIVLDMIRDAWPGGPIYFARSAGPYPRALGLGNNILTQGLAWKLFTPPATASRDTIPVEGDGWMDVSRSLTLWNDVFTGHKSTVAEGHWVDRPSASMPLLYVFTGAELADALRVEGRTSDAREVAALTNDVATTAGFGDIVRGLQQELSRPAGADSSSAALRPAANLPKTQSTEPVVRRKK